The following proteins are co-located in the Vigna angularis cultivar LongXiaoDou No.4 chromosome 2, ASM1680809v1, whole genome shotgun sequence genome:
- the LOC108323054 gene encoding UDP-glycosyltransferase 83A1-like — MGIPHFLVIPYPVQGHVNPLMQFSEALTKHGCKVTFVNTEFNHKRANSSVGGLDNLKEEGMRFVTLPDGLDPEDDRSDHHKLFVSIKTNMPAFLPKLVQDINALDVHNNITCIVATMHMGWALQAAHKLGIKAAFLWTASAASLAAFYFIPRLIEDGIIDSQGEQTKQQEIQLSPNMPVMDAEDLPWGGFAKKFFPHIVKEMKNLEFGEWWLCNSTSDLEPGAVSVSPKFLPIGPLMESDSNKSSFWEEDTTCLTWLDQQPPESVVYVSFGSIAILEPNQFKEVALGLDLLKRPFLWVVRPSSDNDKVNNAYPDEFHGSKGKIVNWAPQKKILNHPAIACFISHCGWNSTLEGVCSGTPFLCLPFFSDQFVNRLYICDVWKVGLKLDKDENGLILKEEIRKKVEQVLENGDIKARSLKLQELLVDNSVVDGESSKNLEKFINWAK, encoded by the exons ATGGGTATCCCCCACTTTCTTGTTATACCATATCCGGTTCAAGGGCACGTGAACCCCCTGATGCAGTTTTCTGAGGCTCTAACCAAACACGGCTGCAAAGTCACTTTCGTGAACACTGAGTTCAACCACAAACGAGCTAATAGCTCTGTTGGGGGGTTAGACAACCTTAAAGAAGAAGGGATGAGGTTTGTGACACTCCCAGATGGCTTGGATCCAGAAGATGATAGAAGTGACCATCACAAACTTTTCGTATCTATCAAAACCAACATGCCTGCTTTTCTTCCAAAGCTCGTACAAGATATCAATGCTTTGGATGTTCACAACAACATCACCTGCATAGTTGCTACAATGCACATGGGTTGGGCCTTGCAAGCTGCCCACAAATTGGGAATTAAAGCTGCTTTTCTCTGGACTGCATCTGCAGCTTCCTTGGCAGCATTCTATTTCATTCCAAGGCTCATTGAGGATGGAATCATCGACTCACAAG GAGAGCAAACCAAACAACAAGAAATTCAGCTTTCCCCAAATATGCCTGTGATGGATGCTGAAGACCTCCCATGGGGTGGCTTTGCTAAGAAATTCTTCCCTCATATAGTTAAAGAGATGAAAAACTTGGAGTTTGGAGAATGGTGGCTTTGTAACAGTACTTCTGATCTTGAGCCTGGAGCAGTTTCCGTATCACCAAAGTTCCTCCCAATTGGACCATTGATGGAAAGTGACAGCAACAAAAGCTCATTCTGGGAAGAAGACACAACTTGCCTAACCTGGTTGGATCAGCAGCCACCTGAATCCGTTGTATATGTTTCCTTTGGTAGTATAGCAATCTTGGAACCAAACCAATTCAAAGAAGTAGCTCTAGGCCTTGATCTCCTAAAAAGGCCTTTTCTTTGGGTTGTTCGTCCAAGTAGTGATAATGACAAGGTAAACAACGCATACCCTGATGAATTCCATGGAAGTAAAGGTAAAATTGTGAACTGGGCACCTCAGAAAAAGATATTGAACCACCCTGCCATAGCTTGCTTCATCAGTCACTGTGGTTGGAATTCCACTTTGGAGGGTGTATGCAGTGGCACACCTTTCTTGTGTTTGCCATTTTTCAGTGACCAATTTGTAAACAGGTTATACATTTGTGATGTTTGGAAGGTTGGTCTGAAATTAGACAAGGATGAAAATGGATTAATACTGAAGgaagagataaggaagaagGTGGAGCAAGTTCTTGAGAATGGAGACATAAAAGCAAGATCACTGAAACTGCAGGAATTGTTGGTGGATAACTCAGTTGTGGATGGTGAATCTTCAAAGAATCTCGAAAAGTTTATTAACTGGGCCAAGTAA
- the LOC108323053 gene encoding UDP-glycosyltransferase 83A1, with product MSHPHFLVIPYPILGHMNPLLQFSQVLVNHGCKITFLITEFNQTRMKNAIEHLGTQIKFVALPDGLDPEDDRSDQPKVILSLRNTLPPKLHNLLQDINASDGDDSKITCLVISKNMGWALEFGHKLGIKGALMWPASATSLASFQSIPTLIHDRIIDPETGLPTRKQEIQLLPNSPMMDTANLPWCSLGKNFFLHMLEDTESLKFGEWWLCNTTCELEPGALGKWPRFLPIGPLMQSDTTKSSFWREDTTCLDWLDQHPPQSVVYVSFGSLAIVEANQFKELALGLDLLNKPFLWVVRPSNDSNKDNNAYPDGFIGSKGKIIGWAPQKKILNHPAIACFITHCGWNSIIEGLCGGVPFLCWPFFSDQFINKSYICDVWKVGMGLDKDENGLISKGEIRKKVEQVLGNEDIKARSLKLMELTLNNSAEGGQSSKNLQKFIDWAKD from the exons ATGAGTCACCCACATTTTCTTGTTATACCTTATCCAATTCTGGGGCACATGAATCCACTGCTGCAGTTCTCTCAGGTTTTGGTCAACCATGGCTGCAAAATAACCTTTTTGATCACTGAGTTCAACCAAACCAGAATGAAGAATGCAATTGAGCACTTGGGAACTCAGATAAAGTTTGTGGCACTCCCAGATGGTTTGGATCCAGAAGACGACAGAAGTGACCAGCCAAAGGTCATTTTGTCTCTCAGAAACACCTTGCCTCCTAAGCTTCACAATCTCCTACAAGACATCAATGCTTCGGATGGTGATGACAGCAAGATCACTTGTCTGGTTATTTCCAAGAACATGGGATGGGCCTTGGAATTTGGACAcaaattgggtatcaaaggaGCCCTTATGTGGCCTGCATCAGCTACTTCATTGGCCTCTTTTCAGTCCATCCCAACCCTTATTCATGATAGAATTATAGACCCTGAAACTg GACTTCCAACCAGGAAACAGGAAATTCAGCTGTTGCCAAATTCTCCTATGATGGACACGGCAAATCTTCCATGGTGTAGCCTTGGGAAGAACTTTTTCCTTCACATGTTGGAAGATACAGAAAGTTTGAAGTTTGGAGAGTGGTGGCTTTGCAACACCACTTGCGAACTTGAGCCAGGAGCACTCGGGAAGTGGCCAAGGTTCCTTCCTATTGGGCCATTGATGCAGAGTGACACAACGAAAAGTTCATTTTGGAGAGAAGACACAACTTGCCTAGATTGGTTGGATCAACACCCACCTCAATCTGTTGTTTATGTTTCCTTTGGAAGTTTAGCAATTGTGGAAGCAAACCAATTCAAAGAACTAGCTCTTGGCCTCGATCTTCTTAACAAGCCTTTTCTTTGGGTTGTCCGTCCGAGTAATGACAGTAACAAGGACAATAATGCATACCCAGATGGATTCATTGGATCTAAGGGTAAAATTATTGGCTGGGCTCCACAAAAGAAGATACTGAACCACCCTGCCATAGCTTGCTTCATTACTCACTGTGGTTGGAATTCTATTATAGAAGGTTTATGTGGTGGCGTACCTTTCTTGTGTTGGCCATTTTTCAGTGACCAATTTATTAACAAGTCGTACATTTGTGATGTGTGGAAGGTTGGAATGGGATTAGACAAGGATGAAAATGGACTGATATCAAAGGGTGAGATAAGGAAGAAGGTGGAGCAAGTTCTTGGGAATGAAGACATCAAAGCAAGATCGTTGAAGCTGATGGAATTGACCCTCAATAACTCGGCTGAAGGTGGTCAATCTTCAAAGAATCTCCAAAAGTTTATCGATTGGGCCAAGGATTAA
- the LOC108323045 gene encoding UDP-glycosyltransferase 83A1 gives MGIPHFLAIPFPIQGHINPLLQFSHVLVTHGCKITFLSSDENYRKLKGERDAAGHGKTIDPNIKFVSLPDGVDPEDDRKDQTNVISTTIRTMRVKLPMLIQDVNALDSHNKISCIIVTKNMGWALEVGHQLGIKGALFWPASATSLTSFNSIQRLIDEGTIDSKTGLPTRNQELIQLSSNLPLMEAAAMPWYCLGNAFFFLHMKQEMENLNLAEKWLCNTTFDLEAGALSTSPKLLPTGPLMANENNILCSLWEEDRTCLEWLDLQPPQSVIYVSFGSMVSLKPNQFNELALGLDLLKRPFLWVVREDNGFEVNDACEFRGSQGKVVSWAPQKKVLSHPAIACFISHCGWNSTIEGVYNGVPFLCWPFCSDQFMNQTYICDVWKVGVGFDRDENGLISKEEIKKKVEQLLVDEEIKERSSKLMEMIIKNKTQGDQNLNMFINWAKD, from the exons ATGGGCATCCCACATTTTCTTGCAATACCTTTCCCAATCCAAGGCCACATCAATCCCCTTTTGCAGTTCTCCCATGTTTTGGTCACACATGGCTGCAAAATCACCTTCTTGAGTTCAGATGAGAACTACCGCAAACTGAAGGGTGAAAGGGATGCTGCTGGCCATGGCAAAACCATCGACCCAAACATAAAGTTTGTGTCTCTCCCTGATGGTGTGGACCCTGAAGATGATAGAAAGGACCAGACCAATGTTATTTCCACCACCATTAGAACCATGCGTGTTAAGCTTCCCATGCTCATACAAGATGTGAATGCTTTGGACAGTCACAACAAAATTTCTTGCATTATTGTCACCAAGAACATGGGATGGGCTTTGGAAGTTGGCCACCAGTTGGGTATCAAAGGAGCTCTGTTCTGGCCAGCCTCAGCAACTTCTCTCACATCCTTTAACTCCATTCAGAGGCTTATTGATGAAGGAACCATAGACTCCAAAACTG GCCTCCCTACCAGAAACCAGGAACTGATACAGCTTTCCTCTAATTTGCCTTTGATGGAGGCAGCCGCCATGCCATGGTACTGCTTGGGTAATgccttcttcttccttcacaTGAAGCAAGAGATGGAAAATTTGAATTTAGCAGAAAAGTGGCTTTGTAACACTACTTTTGATCTTGAAGCTGGAGCTTTATCCACATCACCAAAGCTCCTACCAACAGGCCCTTTGATGGCAAATGAGAACAACATATTATGTTCATTGTGGGAAGAAGACAGAACCTGCCTAGAATGGTTGGACCTGCAGCCACCTCAATCTGTCATATATGTTTCTTTTGGAAGTATGGTGTCATTGAAACCAAACCAATTCAATGAATTAGCTCTTGGACTCGACCTCCTTAAAAGGCCTTTCCTTTGGGTTGTTCGTGAAGACAATGGTTTCGAGGTGAACGATGCATGTGAATTTCGGGGAAGTCAAGGTAAAGTTGTTAGTTGGGCACCACAAAAGAAGGTTCTGAGCCACCCAGCTATAGCATGTTTCATTAGCCATTGTGGTTGGAATTCAACCATTGAAGGTGTTTATAATGGAGTACCGTTCTTGTGTTGGCCATTCTGCAGCGACCAATTTATGAACCAGACTTATATTTGTGATGTGTGGAAGGTTGGAGTTGGATTTGACAGGGATGAAAATGGATTGATATCAAAGGAAGAGATAAAAAAGAAGGTGGAGCAACTACTTGTCGATGAGGAAATAAAGGAAAGATCTTCCAAATTGATGGAAATGATCATCAAGAACAAAACACAAGGTGACCAGAATCTCAACATGTTTATCAATTGGGCCAAGGACTAA